Sequence from the Deltaproteobacteria bacterium genome:
CGGGAACGGCCACAGGCTGATGGGACGCACGAAGCCCACGCGCAGACCACGCTCCCGCGCGAGCCGGACGGCGTACTTCGCGAAGCGCCCGGGAAAGCCGAAGGCCACCACGACCAGCTCGGCGTCGTCGAGGTGCCCCGTCTCCGCGCGGACCTCCTCGGCCTTGATGGCTGCGTGCTTCGCCGTCGCAGCGGCGAGGGCCGCGGCGATGTCGGTCGAGAGCTTCTCCGGCGGTCCCAGCGGGGAGAGCGTGATCCCGCGCCGGCCGTTGGCGCCCGTGATCGCCCACGTCTTGGGCGGCAGCTCGGGGAAGGCCGGCGGGCGGAACTCCACGAGCTCCGAGGTGTGGGAGAGGAGGAAGTCGCCCATGATCATGACCGGGTTGCGCCACTTGTCCGCGAGGTGGAAGGCGAGCTGCGCCAGGTCGACGGCTTCCTGGGCCGACGCCGGGGCCAGCACGATGAAGCGGTAGTCGCCGTGCCCGCCGCCGCGCGTCGCCTGGAAGTAGTCGCCCTGGCCGCGGCACATGTTGACGGCGAGGACGGGGATCTGCGCGTTCGCCAGCTCGGCGAAGCTCTCCTGCATGAGGCTGATGCCCTGCCCGGTCGACGCGATCATCGCGCGCACCCCGCAGCCGGCGGCGCCCCACACCATGCCGATCGCCTCGATC
This genomic interval carries:
- a CDS encoding 3-methyl-2-oxobutanoate dehydrogenase subunit beta is translated as MSERALMEGSAAMAESAVRAGCRFYAGYPITPSTEILEYMSVRLPQVGGTCMNAESEIEAIGMVWGAAGCGVRAMIASTGQGISLMQESFAELANAQIPVLAVNMCRGQGDYFQATRGGGHGDYRFIVLAPASAQEAVDLAQLAFHLADKWRNPVMIMGDFLLSHTSELVEFRPPAFPELPPKTWAITGANGRRGITLSPLGPPEKLSTDIAAALAAATAKHAAIKAEEVRAETGHLDDAELVVVAFGFPGRFAKYAVRLARERGLRVGFVRPISLWPFP